In Solanum pennellii chromosome 7, SPENNV200, the following are encoded in one genomic region:
- the LOC107024765 gene encoding uncharacterized protein LOC107024765: protein MNGAVEAAHKNIKKILRKMIDKHRGWHEMFRYALPGYRTTVRTSTGATPYFLVYGTKTVIPAEVEIPSLRIIQEAELSNAEWVSKRIDQLTLIDEKRIVAVCHGQLYRQRMTRAFHKRVRARNFEVGQLVIKLIFPHQDEYKGKFAPNWEGPYMVRKVLSGGALVLSEMDGSVWPKPINSDVVKRYYV from the coding sequence ATGAATGGAGCTGTAGAGGCCGCccacaagaatatcaaaaagattttgagaaaaatgattgACAAACATCGAGGTTGGCATGAAATGTTTCGATACGCTTTACCGGGTTATCGAACGACGGTCAGAACATCGACTGGTGCTACTCCATACTTTCTAGTATATGGAACAAAAACAGTTATACCTGCTGAAGTTGAGATACCGTCcttgagaatcatccaagaagctgaaTTGAGTAACGCTGAATGGGTTAGCAAACGGATTGACCAACtaactttgattgatgagaagagaataGTTGCAGTCTGCCATGGCCAGTTGTATAGACAGAGAATGACTCGTGCCTTTCACAAGAGAGTAAGAGccagaaattttgaagttggcCAGTTGGTTATTAAGCTTATTTTTCCTCACCAAGACGAGTACAAAGGAAAGTTCGCGCCAAATTGGGAGGGTCCTTACATGGTTCGTaaagtattatctggaggtgctttggtcctgtcAGAGATGGATGGCAGTGTATGGCCTAAACCTATCAACTCAGATgttgtcaagagatactacgtgTGA